Proteins found in one Labrus bergylta chromosome 8, fLabBer1.1, whole genome shotgun sequence genomic segment:
- the LOC110000239 gene encoding protein NDRG1 — protein sequence MVLEDEDSVFEPTITEEHVETLYGNVHCIMTGTPRANRPVILTFHDVGLNHKSCFEKLFSHEDMFEITRHFPVCHVEAPGQHETAKTLPPTYIYPTMDQLSEALPAVLKHFGLRTVVGLGVGAGAYILAKFALNHPELVDGLVLININPSAEGLMDSVAYRITEWTHTLQDQVIAHLFGKEEIQTNHDLIATYRHNITTTMNQYNVSQFYRSYNSRSALDVERPVPGGNINVRTLKCSTLLVVGDDSPAVEAVVDCNSKLNPTKTTLLKMSDCGGLPQVVQPAKVIEAFKYFIQGMGYLSSASMTRLRSRTTSSSSISSFDGSRSRAHTNELRGRTHSHGTEEKRGRSQTDASMDNISNNNMDHMNSKSTELAC from the exons ATGGTTCTGGAGGACGAGGACTCAGTCTTTGAGCCCACAATCACT gaggAGCATGTGGAGACTCTGTATGGGAACGTGCACTGCATCATGACGGGGACTCCAAGGGCAAACCGCCCCGTCATCCTGACCTTTCATGATGTTGGACTGAACC acaAGTCCTGTTTTGAGAAGCTGTTCAGCCACGAGGACATGTTTGAAATCACGAGGCATTTCCCTGTTTGTCACGTCGAAGCACCTGGACAGCACGAGACAGCAAAGACTCTGCCACCTAC GTACATCTATCCAACCATGGACCAGCTGTCTGAGGCTCTGCCCGCTGTCCTCAAACATTTTGG GCTGCGCACTGTGGTTGGACTGGGAGTCGGAGCAGGAGCCTACATCCTGGCGAAATTCGCT TTGAATCATCCTGAGCTGGTGGACGGATTGGTTTTGATCAACATCAACCCCAGTGCTGAAGGACTAATGGACAGTGTTGCATACAGG ATCACTGAATGGACCCATACTCTCCAGGACCAAGTCATCGCACATTTGTTTGGAAAA GAGGAGATCCAGACCAACCATGACCTCATAGCTACATACCgccacaacatcacaacaaccatGAATCAGTACAATGTGAGCCAGTTCTACCGCTCCTACAACAGTCGCAGCGCTTTGGATGTGGAGAGGCCTGTTCCTGGAGGAAACATCAACGTCAGGACCCTCAA GTGCTCCACTCTGCTGGTTGTAGGCGATGATTCTCCAGCTGTGGAGGCCGTGGTCGACTGCAACTCCAAACTTAACCCCACCAAGACCACACTGCTCAAG ATGTCAGACTGTGGAGGACTTCCTCAGGTGGTTCAG CCAGCAAAAGTGATTGAAGCCTTCAAATATTTCATCCAAGGCATGGGATATT TGTCCAGTGCCAGCATGACCAGACTTCGGTCACGAACGACCTCCAGCTCCAGCATCTCGTCCTTCGATGGCTCTCGTAGCCGCGCACACACCAATGAGCTGCGTGGCAGAACCCACTCACATGGCACTGAAGAGAAGCGCGGGCGCTCACAAACTGATGCCTCTATGGATAACATTTCCAACAATAATATGGACCACATGAACTCAAAGTCCACAGAGCTGGCATGTTAG